The segment AAGCGGTCGGCGTCACCTGCTCTTCATTCACGTTGAGCTGGTTGACGATGATCTCTTTGACGCGTTGTTCGATGGTTTTTTGATCGGCCATGTTCGGTAAAAGTGAAAGGACGGGGTGAGTTGCGAGGCTTCACATTGCCATGCCGCCGTCAACGGCAAAAACTTGCCCGGTAACGTATCCCGCCTCTTCTGAACAGAGGTACGCGCAGAGGTTCGCCACGTCGGCCGCTTCGCCGAATCTTTTCAGCGGCACCGCCTCCAGAATCTTGCCGGCGATCTCCGGATTGTTGACGAAATCCGTGGTCATGTCGGTCTTGATGAACCCGGGCGCGACGGCGTTCACCGTGACACTCCGGCTGGCGAATTCCCGGGCGAGCGTCTTCGTGAGGCCAATCATGCCGGCCTTGGCCGCGGAGTAGTTGGCCTGGCCTGCGTTACCCATGATGCCACTCACGGAAGTGATGTTCACGATCCGGCCCCAGCGCGCGCGGGTCATCGGCCGCGCCAGCGCTTTCGTCCAGTGAAAGCAGCTCGTCAGGTTGGTGCTGATGACGTCGTTCCAGTCGGCGTCGCTCATCCGGAACAGCAGCCCATCGCGGGTGATGCCGGCGTTGTTCACGAGGATGTCGATGGTCGGGAATTCCCCGAGGAGCGCTTCCGCCGCCTTCGCGATCGCCGCGCCGTCGGCCACGTCCACCGCCATCGCCTTCGCCTTGCCGCCGGTCTCGGTGATCGCCGCCGCGGCCGCACCGCAGGAATCGGCGGACTTGGAGACGCAGATCACGGTGACGCCGTGCCGGGCCAGGGTTTCGGCAATGGCCTTGCCGATCCCGCGACCGGCACCGGTCACGAGCGCAGTGCGAGAATTGAAGGTAAGCATGAGCAGATTTTCGATTTGCGATTAGCGACTTCCGATTAGAGCCGAGCCGCTTGCTCGGCCGCCTGCAATCGAAAATCCCCAATCCAAAATCGAAAATCAATACACGTCCCGCTGGTAGCGCTTCTCCTTTTTCATCTGCTTCACGTAGTCGATCGCGGCGGCGGGATCCATCCCGCCTTGCTGCGCGACGATATCGTGCAGCGCGACGTCCACGTCCTTCGCCATCCGCTTCGCGTCGCCGCAGACGTAGAAATGCGCGCCCTGCTTGATCCACGTCCACAGCTCGGCCGCGTGTTCGCGCATCCGGTCCTGCACATAGATCTTCTGCGCTTGATCGCGCGAAAACGCCGATTCGAATCGCACCTGGCCCGCGCGCACGTAGTCAAGCCACTCCTCTTCGTACAGGAAATCGGTCGCGCGACGCTGGTCACCGAAGAACACCCAGTTGCGCCCCGCGGCGCACGCCGCGACGCGGTCCTGCACAAACGCCCGAAACGGCGCGATGCCCGTGCCCGGCCCGATCATGATCGCATCACGCGACAGATCCTCGGGCGGCGCGAAATGCGAGTGCGACACGAAGACCGGCACGGTGGACCCGACCGCCACGCGGTCCGAGAGGTAAGTCGAGCAGACGCCGAGGCGCTTGCGCTCATTCGTCTCGTAACGCACGACGGCCACCGTCAGGTGCACGTCGGTCGGTGTAACGCGCGGCGACGAAGCGATCGAATACAGCCGCGGCTGCAGCCGGCGCAGATGATCGACGAATTCCTGCGCCGTCAGCCGGGCGCTGGGAAACTCCTCGATCAGGTCGATGAAGTGTCGCGCCTCCAAAAATCCGGCCAGCAGCGGTTGCGACTCCGGCGCGAGTAAGCCCGCGAGTTTCGCCTTCTCCGCGGGATCGGTGGCGCGCTCCGCCAGCGCCGCGACGAACTTCCCCGACGGGCCGGCGAGCGCGAGCCGGTTCATCAGTACGTCCCGCAACGGCAGCGGGTGCGGCGAGCGCAGCATCACCGGCGAAACGAGTTCGTCGCCGTACGCGCCGAGCGCGCGCAGAATTGCGTCCACCTCCGGCTCCGGATTGGTCGGGTACACGGCGAGCGAATCGCCGGGTTTGTAATGTAGGCCGCTGCCGGCCAGACTCACCACGAAATGCCGCGTCTCCTTGGCGGAGCCGGGTTTGGTGAGCAATCGGTTCTCGGTGACGAGCGCCGGAAAAGGTTGGTCTTTCGAATAAGTGGAAGCGGGGGACGCTACGGTGGACATGTGTGCGGGCGACAAGGTATGCAGGCCCGCGGCGGCGCAAGTCCAGCGGACTTTTCGTCAGGCTTGCAGCAGCGGCGGAATTGCCGCCCACTGTGCTGGTTCATGCGTTCGTTCGAGCCCATCCGTCTGCAAAAATACCTGGCCGACGCGGGCGTGTGCTCGCGCCGCGCCGCCGAAGCGCTCATCGCCAGCGGTGAGGTGTGGGTCAATGGCGCTCCGGCCCAGGTCGGGCAAAAAGTCACGCCTGGCGTCGACCGCGTCACCACCGGCGGCAAGCCCGTCCGGACCACCGCCCAGCCGCGCGTGACCCTCGCGATGCACAAGCCCCGCGGGCTCGTCTGCACCAACGAAGATCCGCACAACCCGGAAACGATCTTCTCCGTGCTGCCGCGCGAGTTCGCGAAACTGCGCTTCTTCTGTGCGGGCCGGCTCGACAAGGACAGCGAGGGTCTGGTGATCCTCACGACGGACGGCGATCTCGCGCACCGGCTGATGCACCCGTCGAACCTCGTGGTAAAACGCTACCACGTCACGTTGGAGAAACCATTTCCCGCGAAGCGGCTGCCGTTGCTGGTCAAGGGCGTGATCGCGCAGGGCGAGCGGCTCAAGGTGGAGCGGGCCGCGCTGATCAACCCGTCCGTCAGCCACGAGGCGACGAACCTCGACGTGCACATGCATCACGGCAAAAAGCGCGAGATCCGGCTGCTGTTCACCGAACTCGGCTATCCCGTGAAGCGGTTGCGCCGGTATCAGATCGGCGGCTTCCGCTTGAAAGGCATCCCGCTCCGCGCCATGAAAAAAATGTCGCCGGCGGAGATCGAGTCACTCTTCCGGGTGCCGCGCACTCCGCACGCGGCGATCGAAGTCACCGCCGAATCCTTTGCCTCTCATCATGCAGACTAAACTTGCCTTCCTTCTGGCCGGCTTGGCCGCTGCTGCGACCGCCGTCGCTGCTCCGCTCACCTCCGCCACCGCCGTGCACACGTCGCCCGACGAGAACGCTCCGGTCATCACGGTGCTGAAAGCCGGCACGGAACCCGTGGCCGCCAACGAAGCCCTGGCGACCAGCCCGGCCGGCTGGCTGCCAGTCACGCTGCCGGGGCCGTTCGAAGGCTACGTGCAGAACAAGGACGTGACCAAGGGGCTCGACATTCGTGTCGGCGCGCAGGTCCGCCAGCAACCGAAGTCCGACGCCGGGCTGCTCACGGAAATCGACGTGGGCGACAAAACCGAGATCACCGGCCTGCACGGCCGCTGGACGCAGATCAAGGTCGAGAAAACGCTGACCGGTTACATCCATCTCGGCGGCGCACCTGGTTATATGCCGCCCATCGCGACGACGCCGGCCGGCACGACGGTCGCGCCCGCGCCCACCCCCGCGCAGACGCCCGTCGCCCCGGCTCCGGTGGCGCCGACCGCCTACGGTGTCGCCGCGCCCGGCCAGGCCGCGCCGGTCGTCGGCATGTCCGGCGGACCGTCGCTGCCACGGCTGGTGCAGGGCAAATTCGTCTCGACCCAAAGCGCCTTCCGCCCGCGCCGCCCCTACGATTGGGCCATCAACGATGATGCCGGCGTGCGCTACGCTTACCTGGATATCAGCAAGCTGATGTTGACCGACCAAATCGAGAACTACGTCAACCACCACGTCGTGGTTTACGGCGCCGCCAAGCCCGTTCCGAATACCAAGGACATCGTTATCGAGGTCGAAAGTCTCCAACTGAAGTAGGTGCAAGACTCGCTCCGGCGGCAGGCCTTCGCGCCTGCCGTCGATTTCGGCAGGCAGGGACGTCCCGCCGCTACCCGTCGCCAGAAAGCTCAGACATGTCCCAATGACAGACTTGCGCCCTTTGTGACTTGGCAAATGCGCGCGGTTCGCCGCTCCTTCTCCCTTCCCGTTCTTCCTCCCGATGACCCTCATTGACGGATCCAAGATCGCCGCGACCATCGTGGCGGAACTCAAAGCCGAGGTCGCCGCGCTCACCGGCCGCAAACCGTGCATCGCGCTGGTGCGCATTGGCGAAGATCCCGCCTCGGTGTCCTACGTGAAGAACAAGGAGCGGACCGCCGCCGAGATCGGGCTCACCGGCCGGGTGATCCTGCCGCCGGTCACGATTTCACAGGCAGAGTTGTTCGCGCTGATCGACGGACTCAACGCCGATGCCGGCGTCGACGGCATTCTGGTTCAGGCGCCAATGCCCAAGCACCTCGACGAACTGCAGGTGTTCCGCCGGATCGCGCCGGAGAAGGACGTCGACGGGCTCGGCACGATGAACCTCGGCAAGGTTGCCCAGGATGACGACACCGGCTTCGTTTCATGCACGCCGGCGGGGATCATGGAACTGCTCAGCCGCAGCGGCGTCGACCTCAAGGGCAAGCACGTCGTCGTGGTCGGTCGCAGCCTGCTCGTGGGCAAGCCGGTCGCGCTGCTCGCGCTGCAAAAGAAGGCCGGCGCCAACGGCACGGTCACGATCTGCCACTCCGCCACGAAGGATCTCCCGGCGATCACCCGGCAGGCCGACGTGCTGATCGCGGCGATCGGCCGCGCCGGCTTCGTCACCGCCGACATGGTCAAACCGGGCGTGGTCGTGATCGACGTGGGCATCAATCGCGTGCCCGACAGCACGAAGAAGTCCGGGTATCGGCTGGTCGGCGACGTCGATTTCCCCGCGGTGTCGCCCCTCGCCAGCCAGATCACGCCGGTGCCCGGCGGCGTCGGCCCGATGACCGTAGCGATGTTGATGAAGAACACGGTCAAAGCCTATCGGCTGCGCCAGCACCGCGCCGGCTAGGCGTCGCTGCAGCCAGCGGGTGCTTCCGCGGGCCGGCTGCGGCACTCCAGCCCGAACTTGCACCGGCCGGCCCGAAGGTCTTCTCTACCCCTAAAATGCCCCAGCCTTCCATTCTCGTCGTCGACGACCAGCCGATTAATGTTCAGCTGCTGAAGCGCAAACTGGAGCGAGAGGGAATTCAGGTGACGGCAGCCTACAACGGGCTCGAAGCGCTCGATCTCGTGCGCAAGACCAAGCCCGATCTGATCCTGCTGGACGTGATGATGCCCGACATGGACGGCATCGAGGTTTGCCAGCGGCTGCAGGCCGACGAGCTGACGCGCTCGATCCCGATCATCTTCATCACCGCTCGCACGTCGAAGGAGGGCAAGATCGAGGGCCTCAACGTCGGCGCCGTCGACTACATCACCAAGCCCATCGATCTCGACGAGACGCTCGCGCGCGTGCAGACGCAGCTGCGGTTCGTCACGATCAATCGCGAGATGCTCGATTTGCAGCGCCGGCTCGTCGAAGCCCGTCGCGCGGCCACCATCGGTGCGGTCACGCAGGGCATTGCGCACAACCTGAACAATCTGCTCGGCGTCGTGATCGGTTATCTCGACCTCATCAAAGCGTATTACGACAAACCGGAGCAGGTCCGGAAAAACGCGCAGAACGTCGAGGACGCGGTGCACCGGATCGTGTCGATCATCAAGCAGCTCAGCTCGCTCGTGGTGAAGACGCGCCCCCCGCTTTCCAAGGGCAATCTGCAGCGGTTGCTGGAAAGCAGCGTCACCCGGTTCCACTCGGAATGCCGGCTCACCACGCCGGTGACGATCGAGAATCCGCTCGGCGAACTGATTTTCGAAACCAACTACGAGGTGTTCGAGGAAGTGCTGTCGAAGGTGCTGATCAACGCCTGGGAATCCTATGGCCAGCAGCCGAACGCACCCCACCCGATCGCAGTCCGCACGCAGCTGCTCGAAAAACCAGGCGAGCCAACCATGATCGAGATCCGCGTCGAGGACTCCGGGCGCGGGATCGACGAGGAGATTCGCGATCACATCTTCGAGCCGTTCATCAGCTCCAAACACACGGTCGGCGTCGGCATGGGCCTGACCGTCGCGCGGCACGCGTTGCGTAATCTCGGGGGCGAGGCGACGATGTCCGACCGGCCGGAGGGCGGCGCCGTCGCCGTGCTCACGCATCCGCTCGAAGCGCGCAAGCTCCGCAAGCACGAGGCCTGAGGCAGAAACATCTCTGCTGCCGGTGGAGCGCCTTGCCCCCAAGGCGCTGCTTTGATCGTAGCCGCGGTTACAAAGCGGGCCGCACGGCGACGTCATGCGGTTACGGCCAAGCGCGTTGAGGGCAGCGTGCTCGCCAACCAAGGTAGGGCGCTCACTCCGTGAGCGCCGTGAACGTCAGTTGATATCCCGGCGGGCAGCGGAATGCCCGCCCTACCTTTTGAGCCGCCAGTTCGGCGGTGGCAGCGTCAGTTCAAGCCTGCCGCCCCAGTGCTGAAGCCGCACCCGCAGACCGGGATTGCCTCGGCGGCACCGGGCATCGATCGTCGTTGCCTCTCATGACAACGCATACCGCCTTCATCGGTTCCGGGAACATGGCGTCGGCCATGGTGGATGGACTGCTCGCGCGCGATCCGAACGCCCGCGCGAAGCTCGGGTGCTACAGCGCCGCCGATGGCACCGCCGAGACGCTCGCGAAACGCACGGGCATCGCGCGCGCCACAGACCTGCCGGCGCTGCTCGCCCCGGCGGATCTGGTCGTGCTGGCGTTCAAGCCGCAGCATCTCGCGAGCGCGGACCCGCAGCTGACCACGCTGACGCGCGGCAAGCTGGTGCTCTCGATTCTCGCCGGCAAGCCGCTCGCCGCGTTGGTGCAGGTGTTCCCGCAGGCGCGGAACGTCGTGCGCGTCATGCCCAACACGCCCGCCGCAATCGGCGCGGGCATCAGCGCCTACTGCTCGCGTGATCCGCTGTCGCCCGCCGACCGCGACATCGTCGAGACGCTCCTCGGCGCGATGGGCCAGTTTCTCGCGCTGCCCGAGGAACAGATGAACGCGGTCACCGCGCTCAGCGGCAGCGGTCCGGCGTTCCTGTTCGAATTCGTCGCCGCGCTGCGCGACGGCGGCATCGCCGCCGGGCTCGCACCGGAGATGGCCGCGCAGCTCGCCATGCACACCGTACTCGGCTCCGCGCAACTGCTCGTGAAGCGTGGCGTGGATCCGGAGACGCTGCGCAACCAGGTCACGTCCCCCAACGGCACCACGCTCGCGGGATTGCAGCAGCTGCAGGCGGGCGATTTTCGCGGCCTGATCAAAAAGACGATCCTCGCCGCCCAGGCCCGCGCCGTCGAATTGGCGCGCGAAGGGTAAGCACCCACTTCGGCAGTAGGGCTGACGCTCGCCGGCAGCCGCTGATGCAGTCGGGGTCGCGCCAATGTCTCGGCCGGCGGCGAGCGCCGGCCCTACAAAAACGACAAACCAGCCGCCAGCTCCGCACCATGTAACCTAATTGGTTACATGGTGACCGGTGCGGCAGGTCACTCCGCTCGGACGACGACCAGGTCGTCCGGATGCAGCGCGCAGAACACGCTGTCGCCCGCGTGAAAGATGTCGCCCAGCTCGCTCTCGTTCGCCACGACGGCGTTGAGCCGCGTGCCAATGTCGGTCACCAGCACCAGGTGATCGGTCGCGCCGCGGAACACCTCTTCCTTCACCTCGACGGCGAACGAATTCGATGCCGCGATGGGCAGCCGAGACACGTGAACCTTCTCGGGCCGGATCGAGATCAGCGCCCGCGAAAGCTCCATCGGCCAGTTGTTCGCGGGCACCAGCACCTCAAGCCCGCCCGCCAGTCGCACGCGCACATCGAACCCCGCCATGGCCACGCGCTCCGCCGCGAGCAGGTTGCCCTGGCCGACGAAATCCGCGACGAAGGGCGTCGCCGGCCGGTGATAAATCTCCGGTGCCGTGTCGAGCTGCTCGATTCTGCCGCGGTTCACGACCGCGATCCGATCGCTCATCGTCAATGCCTCCTCCTGGTCGTGCGTGACA is part of the Opitutus terrae PB90-1 genome and harbors:
- a CDS encoding sulfite reductase subunit alpha, which encodes MSTVASPASTYSKDQPFPALVTENRLLTKPGSAKETRHFVVSLAGSGLHYKPGDSLAVYPTNPEPEVDAILRALGAYGDELVSPVMLRSPHPLPLRDVLMNRLALAGPSGKFVAALAERATDPAEKAKLAGLLAPESQPLLAGFLEARHFIDLIEEFPSARLTAQEFVDHLRRLQPRLYSIASSPRVTPTDVHLTVAVVRYETNERKRLGVCSTYLSDRVAVGSTVPVFVSHSHFAPPEDLSRDAIMIGPGTGIAPFRAFVQDRVAACAAGRNWVFFGDQRRATDFLYEEEWLDYVRAGQVRFESAFSRDQAQKIYVQDRMREHAAELWTWIKQGAHFYVCGDAKRMAKDVDVALHDIVAQQGGMDPAAAIDYVKQMKKEKRYQRDVY
- a CDS encoding ATP-binding response regulator, whose amino-acid sequence is MPQPSILVVDDQPINVQLLKRKLEREGIQVTAAYNGLEALDLVRKTKPDLILLDVMMPDMDGIEVCQRLQADELTRSIPIIFITARTSKEGKIEGLNVGAVDYITKPIDLDETLARVQTQLRFVTINREMLDLQRRLVEARRAATIGAVTQGIAHNLNNLLGVVIGYLDLIKAYYDKPEQVRKNAQNVEDAVHRIVSIIKQLSSLVVKTRPPLSKGNLQRLLESSVTRFHSECRLTTPVTIENPLGELIFETNYEVFEEVLSKVLINAWESYGQQPNAPHPIAVRTQLLEKPGEPTMIEIRVEDSGRGIDEEIRDHIFEPFISSKHTVGVGMGLTVARHALRNLGGEATMSDRPEGGAVAVLTHPLEARKLRKHEA
- a CDS encoding SH3 domain-containing protein, whose protein sequence is MQTKLAFLLAGLAAAATAVAAPLTSATAVHTSPDENAPVITVLKAGTEPVAANEALATSPAGWLPVTLPGPFEGYVQNKDVTKGLDIRVGAQVRQQPKSDAGLLTEIDVGDKTEITGLHGRWTQIKVEKTLTGYIHLGGAPGYMPPIATTPAGTTVAPAPTPAQTPVAPAPVAPTAYGVAAPGQAAPVVGMSGGPSLPRLVQGKFVSTQSAFRPRRPYDWAINDDAGVRYAYLDISKLMLTDQIENYVNHHVVVYGAAKPVPNTKDIVIEVESLQLK
- a CDS encoding pseudouridine synthase, with amino-acid sequence MRSFEPIRLQKYLADAGVCSRRAAEALIASGEVWVNGAPAQVGQKVTPGVDRVTTGGKPVRTTAQPRVTLAMHKPRGLVCTNEDPHNPETIFSVLPREFAKLRFFCAGRLDKDSEGLVILTTDGDLAHRLMHPSNLVVKRYHVTLEKPFPAKRLPLLVKGVIAQGERLKVERAALINPSVSHEATNLDVHMHHGKKREIRLLFTELGYPVKRLRRYQIGGFRLKGIPLRAMKKMSPAEIESLFRVPRTPHAAIEVTAESFASHHAD
- the fabG gene encoding 3-oxoacyl-[acyl-carrier-protein] reductase, with product MLTFNSRTALVTGAGRGIGKAIAETLARHGVTVICVSKSADSCGAAAAAITETGGKAKAMAVDVADGAAIAKAAEALLGEFPTIDILVNNAGITRDGLLFRMSDADWNDVISTNLTSCFHWTKALARPMTRARWGRIVNITSVSGIMGNAGQANYSAAKAGMIGLTKTLAREFASRSVTVNAVAPGFIKTDMTTDFVNNPEIAGKILEAVPLKRFGEAADVANLCAYLCSEEAGYVTGQVFAVDGGMAM
- the proC gene encoding pyrroline-5-carboxylate reductase — its product is MTTHTAFIGSGNMASAMVDGLLARDPNARAKLGCYSAADGTAETLAKRTGIARATDLPALLAPADLVVLAFKPQHLASADPQLTTLTRGKLVLSILAGKPLAALVQVFPQARNVVRVMPNTPAAIGAGISAYCSRDPLSPADRDIVETLLGAMGQFLALPEEQMNAVTALSGSGPAFLFEFVAALRDGGIAAGLAPEMAAQLAMHTVLGSAQLLVKRGVDPETLRNQVTSPNGTTLAGLQQLQAGDFRGLIKKTILAAQARAVELAREG
- the folD gene encoding bifunctional methylenetetrahydrofolate dehydrogenase/methenyltetrahydrofolate cyclohydrolase FolD; translation: MTLIDGSKIAATIVAELKAEVAALTGRKPCIALVRIGEDPASVSYVKNKERTAAEIGLTGRVILPPVTISQAELFALIDGLNADAGVDGILVQAPMPKHLDELQVFRRIAPEKDVDGLGTMNLGKVAQDDDTGFVSCTPAGIMELLSRSGVDLKGKHVVVVGRSLLVGKPVALLALQKKAGANGTVTICHSATKDLPAITRQADVLIAAIGRAGFVTADMVKPGVVVIDVGINRVPDSTKKSGYRLVGDVDFPAVSPLASQITPVPGGVGPMTVAMLMKNTVKAYRLRQHRAG